From Deltaproteobacteria bacterium:
TTGGAGTTGGTGCGTCCGCGCTCGGTGGGGGTGGAGCATGTGGGGCTGTGGGCCATGGAGCAGGCCGGCCTCGGCGAGTTGTTGGAGGGGTTGGGGTTCAACGGTCGGCAACGGGCAGTGGCCATGGCGTTGATCATCGGGCGCATGGCACAGCCCGGGTCGGAACGGGCGACTTGGCGGTGGTTGTGCCAACGCAGCGGCCTGGGGGAGTTGTTGGGGGTGGACTTCGAGAGCCTGGGCCTGATGCGGCTCTACCGTGTCTCGGATGGGCTGATGGCCCATCGCGAGGCCATCGAGAACCACTTGTTTGAGCGGGTGACGGAGTTGTTCAGCCTGAAGCACACCGTGACACTCTATGATCTCACCAACACCTTCTTCGAAGGCGAAGCCCAAGGCCAGCCCAAGGCCCGGCGCGGGCACTCGAAAGAGAAGCGCAGCGACTGCCCGCTGCTCACCCTGGGGCTGGTGCTCGACGGCTCGGGCTTCGTGCGCCGCTCCGAAGTGTTCGCCGGCAATGCCGACGAGGACAAGACCCTGGCGTCCATGCTTGAAACCCTCCAGGCGCCCCACGATGCGCTGGTGGTGATGGATGCCGGCATTGCCACCGAAAACAACATCACCTGGCTGCGCAACCACGGCTACCGTTATCTGGTAGTCAGCCGCCAACGCGCCCGTCTTTTTGACCCTGAACGGGCCACCGCCATCGAGACCCGCTCTCATGAGAAGGTTCACCTGCACCGGGTCGTCGATGAGGACCAGGGCGAGGTGCGGCTGTACTGCTACTCGGAGGCCCGAGCCAAGAAGGAAGAGGGTATCTCCAAACGCTTTGCCGCACGCTTCGAAGGCGCGTTGCAAAAGCTCCATGAGGGGCTCTCCCGCCCCCGCACCCGCAAGGGCCTCGCCCA
This genomic window contains:
- a CDS encoding IS1634 family transposase, which codes for MFIRRTKTRGADRGQVYFSYRLVRSERSGERVRQRTLLNLGSDFEVAPEHWPVLCARVEQLISPQAVLAELGCPETVEREAQRIAMQLVSRAPAVEGGGGDVQAVDVNSLELVRPRSVGVEHVGLWAMEQAGLGELLEGLGFNGRQRAVAMALIIGRMAQPGSERATWRWLCQRSGLGELLGVDFESLGLMRLYRVSDGLMAHREAIENHLFERVTELFSLKHTVTLYDLTNTFFEGEAQGQPKARRGHSKEKRSDCPLLTLGLVLDGSGFVRRSEVFAGNADEDKTLASMLETLQAPHDALVVMDAGIATENNITWLRNHGYRYLVVSRQRARLFDPERATAIETRSHEKVHLHRVVDEDQGEVRLYCYSEARAKKEEGISKRFAARFEGALQKLHEGLSRPRTRKGLAHVWQRIGRIQEQSRGAAQHYQVDVVADPQSGQATAVTWESQPRPGTLLTHPGVYCLRTNLSDWDQQTLWCTYTMLTDLEAVFRSLKSELGLRPIFHRKQHRSDGHLFITVLAYQLVQIIRRRLAGSGETASWTTLRRILQGQHRVTATFRRKDGRTLHVRKATRAEPHQLTIYEVLGLNPAPGGIKKLTV